A single window of Micrococcaceae bacterium Sec5.1 DNA harbors:
- a CDS encoding MBL fold metallo-hydrolase, whose product MNPGTAQRAVATDAHRLIGDRVHRLAANIVLDENVSWCPPGTRTIQPVNCYLIKGDNGSVLVDTGIRLHEAEIIQQLDSLLEQGERLAVVLTRTEMECCLNLPAIEARFNVESVWYTGGITVPRMSASPQRIMVNPGTSREVEVIDGLTLEFVSPLMRLLPTLWIFDPVSKVLLTSDGFTHRYPGSSTAEAGLQKFQWFAQADTRDIAGDVEEVILRRQVAAIGPGYGEPIVGAGESASEAGALAEAIRKVGLQ is encoded by the coding sequence TTGAATCCAGGCACAGCCCAGCGTGCGGTGGCCACCGACGCGCACCGCCTCATTGGAGACCGAGTTCACCGTTTGGCAGCAAACATCGTCCTGGACGAAAACGTGAGTTGGTGTCCGCCCGGGACCCGGACCATCCAGCCCGTGAATTGCTACCTCATTAAGGGAGACAACGGCTCAGTGCTGGTGGATACGGGTATCCGGCTACATGAAGCTGAAATCATCCAGCAGTTGGACTCACTCCTGGAACAGGGCGAACGGCTGGCTGTGGTGCTGACACGAACAGAAATGGAATGTTGCCTGAACCTTCCGGCCATCGAAGCACGGTTCAACGTCGAATCGGTCTGGTACACGGGCGGAATTACGGTGCCGAGGATGAGTGCGTCACCGCAGCGCATCATGGTCAATCCTGGAACCTCGCGTGAGGTGGAGGTTATCGATGGCCTGACGTTGGAGTTCGTGTCGCCGTTGATGCGGCTGCTGCCGACGCTTTGGATCTTCGATCCAGTCTCCAAGGTGCTCCTGACCTCGGACGGTTTCACCCATCGTTACCCGGGCAGCTCGACTGCTGAGGCGGGGCTGCAGAAATTCCAATGGTTTGCCCAGGCGGATACGAGGGACATTGCAGGGGACGTTGAAGAAGTAATCCTTCGGCGACAGGTTGCGGCCATCGGCCCCGGGTACGGGGAGCCGATCGTCGGCGCAGGCGAATCTGCCTCCGAGGCCGGCGCCCTGGCCGAGGCGATCAGGAAGGTGGGTCTTCAGTGA
- a CDS encoding ABC transporter substrate-binding protein, with protein MKSLRLLTGGAAIALTTSLVACGGPAPQTAATKSIENVVVAVGALPDSLTPAPWGGSASHVVLSGLGSQLLEYKMGTSDGKSCPAPSTEVSGRLAESAKPSPDGTGVIVTLRKLTSQFGNTLSAEDVRWSFDIGMKRQPVMKGTLKSSGFNVDNLVKVIDEHTFQLNTTGLTSYTEESLQNNLFYIHDSTEAKKHATADDPTANAWLSKNLADYSGWKLEEFTPGASLTVTADPQWEGTRGTVKRVSVKAVQSTATRSQLVETGEVQVANGFEYDQYKSLEKSPGVTVMNCPSQTRDTMMINTKTGPLADPKVRHAVSMAIDREALIKGAYAGFGEPAKSIFPNVDESAIYKFNKDEAKKLLSEAGYGNGFPMTLSYSVTRPGPVAAKSAVLIQSMLKEVGIDVQLQNVASSTDFSTALIDGRYQAVLYSEPIVIADPAFYSYAFYGSAAPSNSTGWSNPEFDKARSELAATPDQETEKRDGLLKKMAGLVDEGAAILSLVETRGVLVTREGLTGAVPLTNGQIYFNSLGR; from the coding sequence ATGAAAAGTCTGCGTTTGCTCACCGGAGGCGCTGCAATTGCCCTCACCACATCCCTTGTTGCCTGCGGAGGTCCAGCCCCGCAAACTGCAGCTACCAAATCCATAGAAAACGTTGTTGTTGCCGTGGGCGCCCTGCCTGACAGCCTGACGCCGGCGCCTTGGGGAGGCAGCGCCTCGCACGTAGTGCTCAGTGGACTCGGCTCGCAACTCCTCGAATACAAGATGGGAACAAGCGACGGCAAGTCGTGCCCCGCGCCGTCCACAGAAGTATCGGGTCGCCTGGCCGAAAGCGCCAAACCAAGCCCTGATGGAACGGGCGTGATTGTCACCCTTCGCAAGCTGACGAGTCAGTTTGGAAACACCCTGTCGGCCGAGGACGTCCGATGGAGTTTCGACATCGGCATGAAGCGTCAGCCGGTTATGAAGGGGACGCTGAAGAGCAGCGGCTTCAATGTTGACAACCTGGTCAAGGTGATCGACGAGCACACTTTCCAGCTGAACACCACCGGACTTACCTCTTACACAGAAGAATCATTGCAAAACAACCTCTTCTACATCCACGACAGCACGGAAGCAAAGAAGCATGCGACGGCGGATGACCCCACCGCCAACGCCTGGCTTTCGAAGAACCTCGCCGATTACAGCGGCTGGAAGCTGGAAGAATTTACTCCCGGTGCATCCCTGACCGTGACGGCGGATCCTCAGTGGGAGGGCACTCGCGGCACCGTGAAGCGTGTATCCGTCAAGGCTGTCCAGAGCACCGCTACCCGCAGCCAGCTGGTCGAAACCGGTGAAGTTCAGGTAGCCAATGGCTTTGAATACGACCAGTACAAGTCACTGGAGAAGTCTCCGGGCGTGACTGTCATGAACTGCCCCAGCCAGACCCGCGACACCATGATGATCAACACGAAGACCGGTCCACTTGCCGATCCCAAGGTTCGGCACGCAGTCTCCATGGCTATCGACCGCGAAGCACTGATCAAGGGTGCCTACGCAGGCTTCGGTGAACCCGCAAAATCGATCTTCCCCAATGTTGACGAATCTGCGATCTACAAGTTCAACAAGGACGAAGCCAAGAAGCTGCTCAGCGAGGCCGGATACGGCAATGGCTTCCCGATGACCCTCAGCTACAGCGTTACGCGTCCGGGGCCTGTAGCGGCCAAGTCCGCGGTCCTGATCCAGTCCATGCTCAAGGAAGTCGGCATCGACGTCCAGTTGCAGAATGTGGCCAGCTCCACCGACTTCTCGACGGCGCTCATCGATGGCCGTTACCAGGCAGTGCTGTACTCGGAGCCGATCGTCATTGCCGATCCCGCCTTCTACAGCTACGCGTTCTACGGCAGTGCCGCCCCCAGCAACAGCACCGGCTGGTCCAACCCTGAATTCGATAAGGCACGCAGCGAACTCGCAGCAACTCCGGACCAGGAAACGGAGAAGCGTGATGGCCTCCTGAAGAAGATGGCCGGGCTGGTGGATGAGGGCGCAGCCATTCTGTCGCTCGTCGAGACCAGGGGAGTGCTGGTCACGAGGGAAGGTCTCACAGGCGCGGTTCCACTGACCAATGGCCAAATCTACTTCAATTCCCTGGGCCGCTAG
- a CDS encoding MBL fold metallo-hydrolase — MEEQLVETMSSDLPRSVAKGVTWMSSCLPFHLADRVIHGHNSTYLVQGEHSSILVDTGNPSSWPIISSTLDELLDGRELTYVFPTHPELPHTGNLPRLVEKYPNIQVVGDTRDYHLFYPQIVPNLHAKVPGDKVDLGGQEFVVVEALIRDLPNTQWGFAPGAGVLFTADGFCYMHRPELDDEDPVHLPGECGLTTGELQVPIAVENAAFFTGSALYWARFANDADAVYDRVLHLIDELGVTSVAPTHGNFISNIRDVEPIIRAGHKRAYRYETAQS; from the coding sequence ATGGAAGAACAACTCGTAGAAACGATGAGCAGCGACCTCCCACGCAGCGTCGCGAAGGGCGTCACGTGGATGAGTTCCTGCCTCCCGTTCCACTTGGCCGACCGCGTAATCCACGGCCATAACTCCACCTACTTGGTCCAGGGAGAACACTCGTCCATCCTGGTCGATACTGGCAACCCGTCCAGCTGGCCGATCATTTCAAGCACTCTGGACGAGCTGCTGGATGGACGCGAGCTGACGTACGTTTTCCCCACGCACCCTGAGCTTCCCCACACCGGAAACCTGCCCAGGCTGGTGGAGAAGTATCCGAACATCCAGGTGGTGGGCGACACCCGCGACTACCACTTGTTCTACCCGCAGATCGTTCCGAATCTCCACGCAAAGGTGCCTGGCGACAAAGTGGATCTGGGTGGGCAGGAGTTTGTGGTTGTGGAGGCCCTCATCCGGGACCTGCCCAACACGCAATGGGGATTTGCCCCTGGAGCAGGCGTGCTCTTCACTGCGGACGGCTTCTGTTACATGCACCGTCCCGAACTCGACGACGAAGACCCAGTACACCTCCCCGGCGAATGCGGTTTGACCACCGGCGAACTGCAGGTTCCCATCGCCGTCGAGAACGCCGCCTTCTTCACCGGAAGCGCCCTTTATTGGGCGCGCTTCGCAAACGACGCAGACGCAGTTTACGATCGCGTTCTTCATCTTATTGATGAACTCGGCGTCACCTCCGTGGCCCCCACCCACGGCAACTTCATCAGCAACATCCGCGACGTGGAGCCCATCATTCGGGCGGGCCACAAGCGGGCATACCGCTACGAGACTGCACAGTCGTAG
- a CDS encoding ATP-binding cassette domain-containing protein, with translation MPIIELKDVRKTFRSPQGQLVTAVDGVSLAVERGETLGIIGESGSGKSTLGRLILRLIEADSGTILLEDEDIRGLSKAQLRKRRRRWQIVFQEPFASLNPRLTIRQIVEEPLIVAKTYGSRAERLRRVTETLEEVGLSQEFLSRRPANLSGGQQQRVGIARCLVTDPTLIVLDEPTSSLDLTIRASILRMLAKLQVARGLTYVFVSHDIDTVRHFCTSVAVMHRGRFVETGSTDDVLSNPQESYTQTLMSAAMPPIPYNPGAKEAMA, from the coding sequence ATGCCCATCATCGAACTGAAGGATGTTCGGAAAACGTTCCGAAGCCCCCAAGGGCAGCTTGTCACGGCGGTGGACGGAGTTTCACTTGCCGTCGAACGGGGCGAAACCTTGGGGATCATTGGTGAAAGCGGCTCCGGCAAGTCCACGCTGGGCCGCCTGATTCTTAGGCTCATTGAAGCAGATTCCGGAACCATCCTCCTGGAAGACGAGGACATCCGGGGCTTGTCGAAAGCACAGCTGAGGAAACGACGCCGGCGCTGGCAGATAGTCTTCCAAGAGCCTTTCGCGTCACTGAACCCCCGTTTGACGATCCGCCAGATTGTCGAGGAGCCTCTGATCGTTGCAAAGACATACGGCTCGCGGGCTGAACGTCTGCGCCGTGTCACGGAAACGCTCGAAGAAGTGGGATTGTCTCAGGAATTCCTCAGCAGGCGTCCCGCGAACCTCAGTGGTGGCCAGCAGCAACGGGTGGGAATCGCCCGCTGCCTGGTGACTGACCCGACGTTGATAGTCCTGGATGAACCGACGTCCTCGCTGGACCTGACGATCCGGGCATCAATCCTGCGCATGCTGGCCAAGCTCCAAGTGGCCAGGGGATTGACCTACGTCTTCGTGTCCCACGACATCGATACAGTCCGGCACTTTTGTACGAGCGTGGCTGTAATGCATCGAGGACGGTTCGTCGAGACGGGTTCCACGGATGACGTTCTTTCAAATCCCCAAGAGTCCTACACCCAGACCCTGATGTCCGCGGCGATGCCTCCCATTCCCTATAACCCAGGAGCCAAGGAGGCCATGGCATGA
- a CDS encoding cupin domain-containing protein, with protein MGTGDGQTATVNIDRLVHNVHEQGFTALDKIGLNGQRDQGLVSTLISRDLSGSDDLCVSWGRILPGQHHLCHHHPDASEFYVVLSGTPIVHLGDTTYRAKPGDGIYIPRGTTHGLTNDGSENVELVVGVSKPADWQFVPDE; from the coding sequence ATGGGAACAGGAGACGGGCAAACAGCCACGGTCAACATCGATCGCCTGGTGCACAACGTCCACGAGCAAGGCTTTACTGCCCTGGACAAGATAGGACTCAACGGTCAGCGCGACCAAGGCCTGGTCAGCACGCTCATTTCCCGGGACCTCAGTGGTTCTGATGATTTGTGCGTCAGCTGGGGTCGGATCCTTCCCGGTCAGCACCATCTATGCCACCATCACCCGGACGCGTCAGAGTTCTACGTTGTCCTTAGCGGAACCCCGATCGTCCATCTTGGCGACACCACGTACCGGGCAAAACCGGGCGATGGCATTTACATCCCACGCGGAACTACGCACGGACTTACCAACGATGGCTCGGAAAACGTGGAACTCGTTGTTGGCGTGAGCAAGCCTGCTGACTGGCAATTCGTCCCGGATGAGTGA
- a CDS encoding polysaccharide deacetylase family protein, whose amino-acid sequence MRDLIGYGENPPIVTWPHGAKVAVSLVLNYEEGAESSIEAGDERDEDVSIFGGWSSDPSRRSLMKESFFEYGSRVGIWRYLGMLREYHVPATVMACGAALERNPDAALAIVRDGHEICAHGYKWRGTVGMEPDEERREIRKSLAAVEAVSGVRPVGWYVREGITENTRTILAEEGVLYDSNSYADDLPYYVKAGTHNHLVVPYSGDTNDARFWGNGSLGTAEDFFNVLKDSLDCLLIEGETVPKMMSVGLHLRIGGRPSVAHGVRRFLEYALAKEGVWFATREEIARWWMEHPPVEANASSAEAAFEGAA is encoded by the coding sequence ATGCGGGACCTGATTGGATATGGGGAGAACCCCCCGATTGTCACTTGGCCTCATGGCGCCAAGGTTGCCGTCTCCTTGGTGCTGAACTACGAGGAAGGCGCTGAAAGTTCCATCGAAGCCGGTGATGAGCGGGACGAGGACGTTTCGATCTTTGGAGGGTGGTCCTCTGATCCCTCGCGGCGCAGCCTTATGAAGGAGTCCTTCTTCGAATACGGCAGCCGCGTCGGCATTTGGCGGTACCTGGGAATGTTGCGGGAGTACCACGTACCAGCAACTGTCATGGCTTGCGGAGCTGCCCTGGAACGGAACCCGGACGCGGCGCTGGCTATTGTCCGGGACGGTCATGAGATCTGTGCCCACGGCTACAAGTGGCGCGGAACCGTGGGAATGGAGCCGGATGAAGAGCGGCGCGAAATACGGAAGTCTTTGGCCGCCGTCGAGGCTGTGTCCGGAGTACGGCCGGTGGGCTGGTATGTCCGTGAGGGCATCACCGAGAACACGCGGACCATCCTGGCGGAGGAAGGCGTCCTTTACGATTCCAATTCCTACGCAGACGACCTTCCCTACTATGTGAAGGCCGGCACCCACAATCACTTGGTGGTGCCATATTCGGGTGACACGAACGATGCCCGCTTCTGGGGCAACGGGAGCCTGGGGACCGCGGAGGACTTCTTCAACGTGCTGAAGGACTCTCTGGACTGCCTGCTGATTGAGGGCGAAACCGTGCCCAAGATGATGTCCGTCGGGCTGCATTTGAGGATCGGCGGCCGGCCCAGCGTCGCCCACGGGGTGCGCCGTTTTCTGGAGTACGCCCTTGCCAAAGAGGGAGTCTGGTTCGCCACCCGCGAGGAGATCGCACGCTGGTGGATGGAGCACCCGCCTGTTGAGGCCAACGCCAGTTCGGCCGAGGCTGCTTTCGAGGGGGCGGCGTGA
- a CDS encoding ABC transporter permease, translating to MIRYILSRLVIAFLLLLGLISLSFGLVSLLPGNPAVALLGEYATEADIARINAQLGLDQPFWERYFHYIGRTLSGDLGNSFFTGSSVSSEIWTRLPNTLVYLVPGLLLALLIGMGMGTLAAYRYGRPADKAFTAGVSVLMAMPEFVLALLLLFIFYQQLHLAPAPLGMLSSSDIPPPKVTGSLALDAMLAGQWGTLQSIFSRAVLPIITMGLFFAAPFGKTVRTGLLQVLNSPQIEFARACGLKPLQVFRYALSDVRGALMTYMVLLFAAALSGAAIVESVFSWPGVGGWSLDGVLKGDVPVIQGFVLIMGATSLLGYVLLDTLITLLDPRTRNNVVHGVKRPSKLGPAAQPAVEPVVQQG from the coding sequence ATGATCCGCTACATCCTCTCCCGACTTGTTATTGCGTTCCTGCTCCTGTTGGGGCTCATTAGCCTGAGCTTTGGCCTGGTTTCCTTGCTCCCCGGCAACCCGGCGGTGGCCCTCCTCGGCGAGTATGCCACTGAAGCTGATATCGCCCGCATCAATGCCCAGCTTGGGTTGGACCAGCCATTTTGGGAACGCTACTTCCACTACATTGGCCGTACTTTGAGTGGGGACCTGGGGAATTCGTTCTTCACGGGAAGCTCCGTTTCGAGTGAGATCTGGACACGGTTGCCCAACACGCTTGTCTATCTTGTGCCTGGGCTTTTGCTTGCCCTGCTCATAGGCATGGGAATGGGCACCCTTGCGGCCTACCGATATGGGCGCCCGGCAGACAAAGCATTCACTGCCGGCGTTTCTGTCCTGATGGCCATGCCGGAGTTTGTCCTGGCGCTCCTTCTCCTCTTTATCTTCTACCAACAACTCCATTTGGCCCCCGCACCCTTGGGTATGTTGTCCAGCTCCGATATCCCTCCCCCCAAAGTCACGGGATCTTTGGCGCTGGATGCCATGCTCGCCGGGCAATGGGGGACCCTGCAGTCCATTTTCAGCAGGGCGGTGCTGCCGATCATTACCATGGGGTTGTTTTTTGCGGCTCCTTTTGGAAAGACCGTTCGGACAGGTCTCCTTCAAGTGCTCAACTCACCGCAGATCGAGTTTGCGAGGGCGTGCGGATTGAAGCCGCTGCAGGTATTCCGTTACGCGCTCAGCGACGTGCGCGGGGCTTTGATGACCTACATGGTGCTGTTGTTCGCTGCTGCACTGAGCGGCGCGGCAATTGTGGAAAGTGTCTTCTCCTGGCCAGGCGTTGGTGGCTGGTCATTGGACGGAGTGCTTAAGGGCGATGTACCCGTCATCCAAGGATTTGTGCTGATCATGGGTGCCACGAGCCTCCTTGGGTACGTGCTGCTGGACACCCTTATCACGCTCCTCGATCCGAGGACTCGAAACAACGTCGTCCACGGGGTAAAGCGTCCCTCGAAGCTGGGCCCTGCTGCGCAGCCAGCGGTGGAGCCCGTTGTGCAACAGGGCTAG
- a CDS encoding isochorismatase family cysteine hydrolase — protein sequence MIEICGKQVRDTLQELLDPATTALVVIDMQEGAVYAGGAIGDSGHDLSMMPSVAKRCGRAIESARKNGVPIFHIRVENLPDGASSPPAWLRALYTAANGRPIDLGRLSLKGDPATEFCAECMPEEGEVIITKRRPSAFVGTELALLLRSQGIESVALVGVSTGGCVEATLRDAVHNDFYAVLIEDAVGAYDTVVHDAALTVMRARHDVCTLDQAIEVWDSAGAGS from the coding sequence ATGATTGAAATTTGCGGAAAGCAGGTCCGCGACACCCTGCAGGAGTTACTGGATCCAGCCACTACGGCCCTAGTGGTTATCGATATGCAGGAAGGGGCTGTCTACGCCGGCGGCGCCATCGGCGATTCCGGCCACGACCTGAGCATGATGCCTTCCGTGGCCAAGCGCTGCGGCAGGGCAATTGAGTCGGCCCGGAAGAACGGTGTTCCGATCTTCCACATCCGGGTCGAAAACCTTCCCGACGGCGCCAGCTCGCCTCCAGCGTGGCTGCGGGCTTTGTACACGGCTGCCAACGGGCGGCCGATCGATCTTGGCAGGCTCAGCCTCAAGGGCGATCCGGCTACGGAGTTTTGCGCCGAATGCATGCCCGAAGAGGGCGAAGTCATCATCACAAAGCGCCGCCCAAGCGCATTTGTAGGCACGGAATTGGCCCTCCTTCTCCGGAGCCAGGGCATTGAATCGGTCGCTCTGGTGGGTGTCTCCACAGGCGGTTGCGTCGAGGCTACCCTGCGGGACGCGGTTCACAACGATTTCTACGCAGTCCTGATCGAGGACGCTGTGGGCGCGTACGACACCGTGGTCCACGACGCTGCGCTGACTGTCATGAGGGCCCGCCACGATGTCTGCACACTGGACCAGGCCATTGAGGTTTGGGACTCGGCCGGCGCCGGCTCCTGA
- a CDS encoding MBL fold metallo-hydrolase — protein MSADVPGAEPTKGRVIAEGVYWLGGCLSASAEGQEVHYHVSSYLVMGSEASILVDTGDPAHRDTVLAELENALGSRSLDYVFPTHPEIPHAGNLPVLLERYPSAVVVGDVRDYALHFPEYADRLTAKHAGESVALGDREFHFLPAYIRDLENTLWGYDSGAGIMFVSDGFSYIHDIPGPDEDDEPVHLPGQCRLLSTEMPEPPSVEQAAYGTGRALYWTKFVDVGTAFRSIEEALEDYPTSLIGPAHGNVIDDVQGMLTTSLAAHRKVYEGRRL, from the coding sequence GTGAGTGCCGACGTTCCGGGCGCGGAGCCAACCAAGGGCCGCGTCATCGCAGAAGGGGTGTATTGGCTGGGCGGATGCCTGTCCGCCAGCGCCGAGGGACAGGAAGTCCACTACCACGTTTCGTCTTATCTGGTGATGGGCTCCGAAGCATCCATCCTGGTGGACACGGGAGATCCCGCGCATCGGGATACCGTCCTGGCCGAACTGGAGAATGCGCTTGGAAGCAGATCACTGGACTACGTCTTCCCAACGCATCCGGAAATCCCGCATGCTGGCAATCTTCCGGTTCTGTTGGAACGTTATCCGTCGGCTGTCGTCGTTGGGGACGTTCGTGATTATGCACTTCATTTCCCCGAGTATGCAGACCGTCTGACGGCCAAGCATGCTGGGGAGTCGGTCGCCCTCGGGGACAGGGAGTTCCACTTCCTTCCGGCCTACATTCGTGACCTGGAGAACACTCTCTGGGGTTACGACTCCGGTGCGGGGATCATGTTCGTTTCCGATGGCTTTTCCTACATCCACGACATACCAGGACCGGATGAGGACGATGAACCCGTGCATCTGCCCGGGCAGTGCCGTTTGCTCTCCACCGAAATGCCCGAACCGCCGTCCGTGGAACAGGCGGCGTATGGTACGGGCCGTGCCCTCTACTGGACCAAGTTCGTTGATGTGGGCACGGCGTTCCGAAGCATCGAGGAAGCCCTGGAGGACTACCCAACCAGCTTGATAGGGCCTGCCCACGGAAACGTCATTGACGACGTCCAGGGCATGCTCACGACATCGCTGGCTGCCCATCGCAAGGTTTACGAAGGGCGGAGGCTCTAA
- a CDS encoding cupin domain-containing protein, whose amino-acid sequence MDGTDTAQGEVTESLERDFWIAHLGAMIKQQRLGRFTVEELAERAGVSAGLISQIERGIGNPSFATLLRLANSLDLPLASMFMDPNEGQDHMLVRRADRRRIEIPSQGIIMELIVPDSERKLGVISMTIPANFEGAHVPHSHEGEECVILQAGTLVATIGGQDFVLEAGDSLTYDASLPHWWSNQTNSAAVMLAISTPPSLGKAH is encoded by the coding sequence GTGGACGGTACGGACACAGCACAAGGCGAAGTAACCGAGTCCCTGGAACGCGACTTCTGGATTGCCCATCTTGGGGCCATGATCAAGCAGCAGCGACTCGGCCGCTTCACGGTGGAGGAGCTTGCTGAACGCGCAGGTGTCAGCGCGGGGCTCATCAGTCAGATCGAGCGCGGAATCGGCAATCCTTCCTTTGCGACGCTTCTTCGTTTGGCGAACTCGCTGGACCTTCCGCTGGCAAGCATGTTCATGGACCCCAATGAGGGCCAGGACCACATGCTGGTACGCCGGGCGGACAGGCGGCGAATCGAAATTCCTTCCCAGGGCATCATCATGGAGCTGATCGTTCCGGATTCAGAGCGAAAGCTGGGTGTCATCAGCATGACCATTCCGGCCAACTTCGAGGGCGCACACGTTCCGCATTCCCATGAGGGCGAGGAGTGTGTCATTCTGCAAGCAGGCACCCTGGTGGCGACCATCGGGGGCCAGGATTTTGTCCTTGAAGCGGGCGATAGCCTCACATACGACGCTTCCTTGCCACACTGGTGGAGCAACCAAACGAATTCGGCCGCAGTCATGCTCGCGATATCCACACCACCCTCGCTCGGCAAAGCGCACTGA
- a CDS encoding aldolase/citrate lyase family protein, protein MTQEQSSILKRSVGIITADPTPTLLALLAHADVDFLVLDAEQTGISVGQCRDAVQRLAGSGVHVAVRVPDLEPNTLVAFANTGVAEIVLPQVRTVDQLEQAYEATRYAPLGSRPHQVTPASSFGMDYSSSPLLTVLFETAEAVERVKEFVDSVAFGGGWVGPTDLGADLRRLGEERPEALQEAIQHVVDIVAGAGYSIGVPAPAMAAAATVFRRGADRCAVYWEKEVASMLTGYAGLRAA, encoded by the coding sequence GTGACCCAGGAACAGTCTTCGATCCTTAAACGCAGCGTTGGCATCATTACCGCCGATCCCACTCCCACTTTGCTGGCCCTCCTGGCGCACGCCGACGTGGACTTCCTGGTCCTCGATGCTGAACAGACAGGGATTTCCGTCGGGCAGTGCCGCGATGCAGTGCAGCGCCTGGCTGGCTCCGGGGTGCACGTGGCAGTGCGGGTACCGGATTTGGAACCGAACACCCTGGTGGCTTTCGCCAACACCGGTGTAGCCGAGATCGTCCTTCCGCAGGTCCGGACGGTGGACCAACTCGAACAGGCCTACGAGGCCACGAGGTATGCGCCCCTGGGATCGCGCCCCCACCAAGTAACACCCGCTTCGTCATTTGGCATGGACTATTCTTCCTCTCCGTTGCTCACCGTCTTGTTCGAGACAGCGGAAGCTGTGGAACGCGTCAAGGAGTTCGTTGACAGTGTCGCGTTTGGCGGAGGCTGGGTGGGGCCGACTGACCTGGGGGCGGACCTCCGTCGACTGGGAGAAGAGCGCCCTGAAGCCTTGCAGGAAGCCATCCAGCATGTGGTGGACATTGTTGCAGGGGCCGGTTACAGCATCGGAGTTCCGGCGCCGGCAATGGCCGCAGCGGCGACTGTTTTTCGCCGTGGCGCTGACCGTTGTGCCGTTTATTGGGAGAAAGAGGTTGCTTCCATGTTGACCGGTTACGCCGGGTTGCGGGCGGCGTGA
- a CDS encoding ABC transporter ATP-binding protein has product MMTGLHVQDLVTEFHSRGGVTRALHGISFDVGANEVVGIVGESGSGKSTVVRSVIKLLMPPGRVMEGTAEFHGQDLIRLPERQIRHIRGKEIGFVAQNPFSALNPVVRIEKQFANIAKAHGLKADGELRGRALELLASSGVNEPERVIRGYAHELSGGMAQRVVIAMALYLNPRLVIADEPTTALDLTVQRQVLDTLTRLTKGSGRSMLIVTHDLGVVANYCDRVLVMYRGRIVEHGPVSEVFVHPKDPYTVSLLDSVVQPKAAVQPKAAATPTAEPGAERPDGTQPKSADITKPTVLSPSRSA; this is encoded by the coding sequence ATGATGACAGGACTCCACGTACAGGACCTCGTGACCGAGTTCCACTCGCGGGGCGGCGTAACGCGGGCCCTGCACGGTATTTCCTTCGATGTCGGCGCCAACGAAGTCGTAGGCATCGTGGGCGAGTCGGGATCAGGGAAGTCCACTGTGGTGCGCTCGGTAATCAAGCTGCTGATGCCTCCCGGTCGTGTCATGGAAGGTACTGCCGAATTCCATGGCCAGGATCTGATCCGCTTACCGGAGCGTCAAATCCGCCATATCCGCGGCAAGGAGATCGGCTTCGTGGCGCAGAACCCCTTCAGCGCACTGAACCCCGTTGTCCGCATAGAGAAGCAGTTCGCGAACATTGCCAAGGCCCACGGGCTGAAAGCGGACGGTGAATTACGTGGCCGTGCGCTCGAATTGTTGGCTTCCTCCGGCGTCAACGAACCCGAACGCGTTATTCGTGGCTATGCGCACGAACTCAGTGGCGGCATGGCACAGCGCGTCGTCATCGCCATGGCGCTGTACCTCAACCCGCGCCTGGTCATTGCCGACGAACCGACGACGGCGCTGGACCTCACTGTGCAGCGGCAAGTGCTGGACACGCTCACGAGGTTGACGAAGGGGAGTGGCCGATCGATGTTGATCGTCACCCACGATCTTGGAGTGGTGGCCAACTACTGCGATCGCGTCCTCGTGATGTACCGCGGCCGGATTGTTGAACATGGTCCTGTGTCCGAGGTTTTTGTCCACCCAAAGGATCCTTACACCGTGTCCCTGCTTGATTCTGTCGTGCAGCCGAAAGCCGCTGTACAGCCGAAAGCCGCTGCGACTCCCACAGCAGAGCCAGGAGCCGAGAGGCCTGACGGCACACAGCCGAAGAGTGCCGACATAACGAAACCCACCGTTCTCTCCCCGTCCAGGAGTGCCTAG